In the genome of Massilia sp. PAMC28688, one region contains:
- a CDS encoding substrate-binding periplasmic protein, which translates to MAWDSPADLRPYRIGVVHGYINSEALDAAIAAGEQVSDAARDDAQNLRKLLGGRIDMAVIDAAVFAHLVSTDPQLRPHRHRLVFGQRLLETKKLYVCFRQDAQGRQLRDLFNEGRRKARP; encoded by the coding sequence GTGGCCTGGGACTCGCCGGCCGATCTGCGCCCCTATCGCATCGGCGTGGTCCACGGCTACATCAATTCCGAGGCGCTCGATGCGGCCATTGCGGCCGGCGAGCAGGTAAGCGACGCCGCCAGGGACGACGCCCAGAACCTCAGAAAGCTGCTGGGCGGGCGGATCGACATGGCGGTCATTGACGCCGCCGTATTCGCGCACCTGGTCAGCACCGACCCGCAGCTCAGGCCCCATCGGCACCGGCTGGTGTTCGGCCAGCGCCTCCTGGAGACCAAAAAGCTGTATGTCTGCTTCCGGCAGGATGCGCAGGGACGCCAGCTGCGCGACCTGTTCAACGAGGGACGCAGGAAGGCGCGCCCCTGA
- a CDS encoding AI-2E family transporter, which translates to MRDPAKARRPGPGLIVTLTCLLALLYFGRDVLQPLALAAILSLAIAPFVRALRRLGMRRVPATVGAVLVAGTCLVGVGTVLGFQLVAVAGDLPKYRAAIRGKIAQVRELTERPFARIEAELSAVATPGRAAAPPKTGADRLAASQVQPIPVEVRAPRVTTRDALARVFGMIWGPVGQAGLVLVLLVFILLEHESLMDRLIRVAGQNETRRTIKALADATRGVSRFFFTQFVVNTAFGLLLGLMLFAAGVPHAILWGALAGLLRFVPYVGVMVAGAMIALFIAAIDPGWQLAVYCIGLFLVLELIVAHVVEPKVYGHSAGLSPLAVIVSALFWGAMWGPVGLLLSTPLTLCLVVAGRHLRGLGIVTTLLGDAPSVTASQRLYQRLLIGDTDAIIQDGRSYLRNYSFARYCDHILLPGLALAAADNRSGHIDKAQEMSIRAAIALIAATLTPVSGAPARRGRRHVSLLDTSVGAHLRQMREERLGRWQGSLDVPSRSIVLCAGLGTERDDLLSELLVRSLREVGVDARSISLAEGAENPGLDKAFLVSTAFMIYPGADSIGAWLEAAASLREGLPDAHLVSIRLPFDELDAGADAVEERMDMILRSFEEGLAFVAPENPAAS; encoded by the coding sequence ATGCGCGACCCCGCCAAAGCCCGCCGTCCCGGCCCCGGTCTCATCGTCACCCTCACCTGCCTTCTGGCCCTGCTCTATTTTGGCCGCGATGTCCTGCAGCCGCTGGCGCTGGCGGCGATCCTGAGCCTGGCCATCGCACCCTTTGTGCGCGCGCTGCGCCGCCTCGGCATGCGCCGCGTGCCTGCGACCGTGGGCGCGGTGCTGGTGGCGGGCACCTGCCTGGTGGGCGTGGGCACGGTGCTGGGCTTTCAGCTGGTGGCGGTGGCGGGCGACCTGCCCAAGTACCGCGCCGCCATCCGCGGCAAGATCGCCCAGGTGCGGGAACTGACCGAACGCCCGTTCGCCCGCATCGAGGCCGAACTGAGCGCCGTGGCCACGCCGGGCCGGGCCGCCGCGCCGCCCAAGACGGGCGCCGACCGCCTTGCCGCCAGCCAGGTGCAGCCCATCCCCGTGGAGGTGCGCGCCCCGCGCGTGACCACGCGCGATGCGCTGGCGCGGGTATTCGGCATGATCTGGGGGCCGGTGGGCCAGGCCGGCCTGGTGCTGGTGCTGCTGGTATTCATCCTGCTTGAACACGAGTCGCTCATGGACCGCCTGATACGCGTGGCGGGCCAGAACGAAACGCGGCGCACCATCAAGGCGCTGGCCGACGCCACCCGCGGGGTGTCGCGTTTTTTCTTTACCCAGTTCGTCGTCAACACTGCCTTTGGCCTGCTGCTTGGACTGATGCTGTTCGCCGCCGGCGTGCCGCATGCCATCCTGTGGGGCGCGCTGGCCGGCCTGCTGCGCTTTGTGCCATACGTGGGCGTGATGGTGGCCGGCGCCATGATCGCCCTGTTCATCGCCGCCATCGACCCGGGCTGGCAGCTGGCCGTGTACTGCATCGGCCTGTTTTTGGTGCTGGAACTGATCGTGGCCCACGTGGTGGAGCCGAAGGTGTATGGCCACAGCGCCGGCCTGTCGCCGCTGGCGGTGATTGTCTCGGCCCTGTTCTGGGGCGCCATGTGGGGCCCGGTGGGGCTGCTGCTGTCCACGCCCCTGACCCTGTGCCTGGTGGTGGCGGGGCGCCATTTGCGCGGCCTGGGCATTGTCACCACGCTGCTGGGCGACGCGCCCAGTGTCACTGCCTCGCAAAGGCTGTACCAGCGCCTGCTGATCGGCGACACCGATGCCATCATCCAGGATGGCCGCAGCTATCTGCGCAATTACAGCTTTGCGCGCTACTGCGACCATATCCTGCTGCCAGGCCTGGCGCTGGCGGCGGCCGACAACCGCAGCGGCCATATCGACAAGGCACAGGAAATGAGCATTCGCGCCGCCATTGCCCTCATTGCCGCCACCCTCACGCCGGTGTCCGGCGCCCCGGCGCGGCGCGGCCGGCGTCACGTCTCGCTGCTTGACACCAGTGTGGGCGCCCACCTGCGCCAGATGCGCGAGGAACGCCTGGGCCGCTGGCAGGGTTCGCTCGACGTGCCATCGCGCTCGATCGTGCTGTGCGCGGGCCTGGGCACGGAGCGCGACGACCTGCTGTCGGAACTGCTGGTGCGATCCTTGCGCGAAGTGGGCGTGGACGCGCGCAGCATCTCGCTGGCCGAAGGCGCCGAAAATCCCGGCCTGGACAAGGCCTTCCTGGTGTCGACCGCATTCATGATCTATCCGGGCGCCGACAGCATCGGCGCATGGCTGGAAGCTGCCGCCAGCCTGCGCGAAGGCCTGCCGGACGCCCACCTGGTCTCGATCCGCCTGCCGTTTGACGAACTCGATGCGGGCGCGGACGCGGTCGAGGAACGCATGGACATGATCCTGCGCTCGTTTGAAGAAGGTCTTGCCTTTGTCGCGCCGGAGAATCCGGCCGCGTCCTGA
- a CDS encoding DUF962 domain-containing protein — protein MAAHLPKRAPEPATVPRAGRYTSFRDFYPFYLGQHANRTCRRLHVAGCLLVLAIVVLALASRNLRLLLLAPLAGYGFAWVGHFFYEHNRPATFQYPLYSFAGDWVMFWQILTRKIAF, from the coding sequence ATGGCGGCACATCTTCCCAAGCGCGCTCCCGAACCGGCGACCGTTCCCCGGGCCGGCCGCTACACTTCGTTTCGCGACTTTTATCCGTTTTACCTGGGTCAGCATGCCAACCGCACCTGCCGCCGCCTGCATGTCGCGGGCTGCCTGCTGGTGCTGGCCATCGTGGTGCTGGCGCTGGCGTCGCGCAATCTGCGCCTGCTGCTGCTCGCGCCCCTGGCTGGCTATGGCTTTGCGTGGGTGGGCCACTTCTTTTATGAGCACAACCGGCCGGCCACGTTCCAGTATCCCCTGTACAGCTTTGCCGGGGACTGGGTCATGTTCTGGCAGATCCTCACGCGCAAGATCGCGTTCTAG
- a CDS encoding RHS repeat domain-containing protein, with protein sequence MNLSSLTALLGLAAALLVPAAQGASAAPARPAHTGLHMIIAPGMSLTMDGSRVLAKVTRRGMTTYHYEHGRLVRARHPDGRLTRYHYADGRLERIALPDGTVQTPLYVDGALAMIQSSSGKKLGLTPGARGVDKVALSPRGTGGSDGVQAMRAVSPRPGATSLNRTLIAIDDWESLKTEWECTLQPEGDTVCIGRPDQSPPSGDFGDDGRGWLPGDTGPGDGGLSNTPGDDGGGGAAPDGGDIPPNLNTQPSCIAAAKNTWEIMRDRICPMVHDQTLCLRQNWQLFLELRQNCIAAFPLP encoded by the coding sequence ATGAACCTATCTTCGCTGACAGCCCTGTTGGGCCTTGCTGCCGCCTTGCTTGTCCCCGCAGCCCAGGGCGCCTCCGCCGCGCCCGCCCGCCCCGCCCACACGGGACTGCACATGATCATCGCCCCGGGCATGTCGCTGACCATGGACGGCAGCCGCGTCCTGGCCAAGGTGACCAGGCGCGGCATGACCACCTATCATTACGAGCACGGCCGCCTGGTGCGGGCCCGCCATCCGGACGGCAGGCTCACCCGCTACCACTACGCCGACGGCCGGCTGGAGCGCATAGCGCTGCCCGACGGCACCGTGCAAACGCCGCTCTATGTGGACGGCGCCCTGGCCATGATCCAAAGTTCCAGCGGCAAGAAGCTCGGGCTCACGCCGGGGGCGCGCGGGGTGGACAAGGTGGCCCTGTCGCCGCGCGGGACTGGCGGCAGCGACGGGGTGCAGGCCATGCGCGCGGTGTCGCCGCGGCCGGGCGCCACCTCGCTCAACCGCACCTTGATTGCCATCGACGACTGGGAGTCGCTCAAGACCGAGTGGGAATGCACGCTGCAGCCGGAAGGCGACACCGTCTGCATCGGCCGCCCCGACCAGTCGCCGCCTTCGGGCGACTTTGGCGACGACGGCCGTGGCTGGCTGCCGGGTGACACCGGCCCCGGCGATGGCGGCCTGAGCAACACCCCGGGCGACGATGGCGGCGGCGGCGCCGCGCCGGACGGCGGCGACATTCCGCCCAACCTCAATACCCAGCCCAGCTGCATTGCCGCGGCCAAGAATACCTGGGAAATCATGCGCGACCGGATTTGCCCGATGGTGCATGACCAGACCCTGTGCCTGCGCCAGAACTGGCAACTGTTCCTGGAATTGCGGCAAAACTGCATTGCCGCCTTTCCCCTGCCCTGA
- a CDS encoding ribonuclease Z, producing the protein MMTLTFLGTSSGVPTRRRNVTALALQPGAGRDWWLIDCGEATQHRLQHIALTVHDLAGICITHIHGDHSYGLPGLLASAAMTGRTRPLILAAPAAVRAWVEATIVHTELFLTFPLVHVDVATTATIHDAEGLRITRHHLSHRAPSVGFRFEARQQQWKLDGAGLRARGVAPGPLWGKLQQGEDVTLDDGSVLAAGDWRHAERQQAVAVIGGDNDTPELLMQACHGAGVLVHEATYTEAMLQKVGPGPTHSSVQRVAEFATRAGLPNLVLTHFSARYDSEAGMAELEAEARAHYPGNLFLAHDFATCTLDAQGQLRVQPASARRQV; encoded by the coding sequence ATGATGACCCTGACCTTTCTTGGCACCTCGTCCGGCGTACCCACCAGAAGGCGCAACGTGACGGCACTGGCGCTGCAGCCCGGCGCCGGCCGCGACTGGTGGCTGATCGACTGCGGCGAGGCCACCCAGCACCGCCTGCAGCACATCGCGCTGACGGTGCATGACCTGGCCGGCATCTGCATCACCCACATCCACGGCGACCATAGCTATGGCCTGCCCGGGCTGCTGGCCAGCGCCGCCATGACCGGGCGCACCCGCCCACTGATCCTGGCCGCGCCGGCCGCGGTGCGGGCCTGGGTGGAGGCGACCATCGTGCACACCGAGCTGTTTTTGACCTTTCCGCTGGTGCATGTGGATGTGGCCACCACGGCCACCATCCACGACGCTGAAGGCTTGCGCATCACGCGCCACCATTTGTCGCACCGGGCGCCCAGCGTGGGCTTTCGCTTTGAGGCGCGCCAGCAGCAGTGGAAGCTGGACGGGGCAGGGCTGCGCGCGCGCGGCGTGGCGCCGGGCCCCCTGTGGGGCAAGCTGCAGCAGGGCGAGGATGTCACGCTGGACGATGGCAGCGTGCTGGCCGCCGGCGACTGGCGCCACGCCGAGCGCCAACAGGCGGTGGCCGTGATCGGGGGCGACAATGACACGCCCGAACTGTTGATGCAAGCCTGCCATGGTGCCGGCGTGCTGGTGCATGAAGCCACGTACACCGAAGCCATGCTGCAAAAGGTGGGACCGGGCCCGACCCACAGCTCGGTCCAGCGGGTGGCCGAGTTTGCCACCCGCGCGGGCTTGCCCAACCTGGTATTGACCCATTTCAGCGCCCGTTACGACAGCGAGGCCGGCATGGCAGAGCTGGAAGCGGAGGCCCGTGCGCATTATCCCGGCAATCTCTTTCTGGCGCACGACTTTGCCACCTGCACGCTCGATGCCCAGGGCCAGCTGCGGGTGCAGCCGGCGAGCGCACGCCGGCAGGTTTAG
- a CDS encoding YbaN family protein codes for MKIAYIVLGWLFVALGVIGVFLPLLPTTPFLLLASACFARGSTRMHQWLLNSRPLGKYLRDYEAGRGIPVRAKIVTLGLMWASLIVGMVRVPYPSVKVLLALVGIGVTVYLVWYVPVRRLPRTV; via the coding sequence ATGAAAATTGCCTATATCGTACTGGGTTGGCTGTTCGTCGCGCTCGGCGTCATCGGCGTATTCCTGCCGCTGCTGCCCACCACGCCCTTCTTGCTGCTGGCGTCGGCCTGTTTTGCGCGTGGCTCCACCCGCATGCACCAGTGGCTGCTCAATAGCCGGCCGCTGGGCAAGTACCTGCGCGATTATGAGGCCGGGCGCGGCATTCCAGTGCGCGCCAAGATCGTCACGCTCGGCCTCATGTGGGCCTCGCTGATTGTCGGCATGGTGCGGGTGCCGTACCCGTCCGTCAAGGTGCTGCTGGCGCTGGTTGGCATTGGCGTGACGGTCTACCTGGTCTGGTACGTGCCGGTGCGGCGCCTGCCGCGCACCGTATGA
- a CDS encoding response regulator: protein MTHMVGDALALHLPELVTRPLDILVVERNHDIRQLFTSLLNHFGHRAVSVSDAEAALRLVDGKRVDAVVSGLTLPCMDGFTLAGLLRLHPNAGGARLIAVSGAAGQEVTERALRAGFDAHFCKPVGVEDILLALTAEAAPSGA, encoded by the coding sequence ATGACCCACATGGTTGGCGACGCCCTGGCGTTGCATTTGCCCGAACTTGTCACCCGTCCGCTCGACATCCTTGTTGTCGAGCGCAACCATGACATCCGGCAGCTGTTTACCTCCCTGCTCAATCATTTCGGCCATCGCGCGGTGAGCGTTTCCGACGCCGAAGCGGCCTTGCGCCTGGTCGACGGCAAGCGGGTTGATGCCGTCGTGTCCGGCCTGACCCTGCCTTGCATGGACGGCTTTACCCTGGCCGGACTGCTGCGCCTGCATCCCAATGCCGGTGGCGCCCGGCTCATTGCCGTGTCCGGCGCCGCGGGCCAGGAAGTGACGGAACGCGCCTTGCGCGCCGGCTTCGACGCCCATTTCTGCAAGCCGGTCGGGGTCGAAGACATCTTGCTGGCACTCACGGCCGAGGCGGCACCGTCCGGGGCATAA
- a CDS encoding EAL domain-containing protein, producing MAYSDVSSFTFIASASGIILTWPPPCEAATGIRAADATGHPVRALFEPHDTAPDMQAATEGTVAARVAVAGKAPLRVALEACVHPLAPAPITVYVATPLSEHGEEDAFAAIVERLPCIFYVIDPAGTLQYWNARLASALQRDACTLFGAPVFEFFDKDERAGVAASMARALNCGEATHSATLVGRRGARTPFLFHCARLELGGQPRIVGTGVDLSERTRESVRLHVYERAMHASVNAIIITRCEQGDHLIDYVNPAFERLTGYPAAEVVNRNPRFMRAGTLDSDERRRIRDALAAGTSVHSVLRNRRRDGAIFWNDLRIGPVLGSDGKPTHFIAIIDDITESKTYEERLRHLATHDSMTGLANRAMLHDRLDVAVGRARRSGACVALAYVDLDNFKYINDTFGHQGGDIVLKAIATRLGSAVREGDTVARVGGDEFVVVINDCASSEHVAEFVQRMRRDLSEPLQLPAGHVHPTVSIGVSLFPNDADTCAALLRAADAAMYVAKAGGKNRYQFYSAEIDEAAHRYLDMEAHLRRGIAAGELTLRFQPKVDLASGQMVGAEALVRWNHPARGEMQPDSFITFAEECGLIVQLGEWVLRESCSTLRDIRAAGYTDFTLSVNLSARQLNQNGFADTVASILGESLLGQGKLELEVTESQLMHNPEEAARTLAHLKALGVKLSIDDFGTGYSSLSYLQKFPLDYIKIDRSFLAGIRTSHDSAVIAQAIIALGHSLHMRVIAEGVETEGQLDFLRRHHCDQIQGFYFSPPVARHTLMDYLACKRSLSQCMDAHPAH from the coding sequence ATGGCGTATTCCGATGTCAGTTCTTTCACCTTTATCGCCAGCGCCAGCGGCATCATCCTGACCTGGCCGCCCCCTTGCGAGGCGGCCACCGGCATCCGGGCAGCCGATGCCACCGGCCACCCGGTCCGCGCCCTGTTCGAACCGCACGATACCGCACCCGATATGCAGGCAGCGACAGAAGGCACCGTCGCCGCCCGCGTGGCCGTGGCCGGCAAGGCGCCGCTGCGGGTCGCGCTCGAGGCCTGCGTCCACCCGCTTGCGCCCGCCCCGATCACGGTCTACGTGGCCACGCCCCTGTCCGAACACGGCGAGGAAGACGCCTTTGCCGCCATTGTCGAACGCCTGCCCTGCATTTTTTACGTGATCGATCCTGCCGGCACGCTGCAGTACTGGAACGCGCGCCTGGCAAGCGCCCTGCAGCGCGATGCCTGCACCCTGTTCGGGGCGCCCGTGTTCGAATTTTTTGACAAGGACGAGCGGGCCGGCGTGGCGGCCAGCATGGCGCGCGCCCTGAACTGCGGTGAGGCCACCCACAGCGCCACCCTGGTGGGCCGGCGCGGTGCCCGCACCCCCTTCCTGTTTCACTGCGCGCGCCTGGAACTGGGCGGCCAGCCGCGCATTGTCGGCACCGGGGTCGACCTGTCGGAACGCACGCGCGAAAGCGTGCGCCTGCATGTGTACGAGCGCGCCATGCATGCCTCGGTCAATGCCATCATCATCACCCGCTGCGAACAAGGCGACCACCTGATTGACTACGTCAACCCGGCGTTTGAACGGCTGACCGGCTATCCGGCGGCCGAAGTGGTCAACCGCAATCCCCGCTTCATGCGCGCCGGCACGCTCGACAGCGACGAGCGGCGCCGCATCCGCGACGCCCTGGCCGCCGGCACCAGCGTCCACAGCGTGCTGCGCAACCGGCGCCGCGATGGCGCCATTTTCTGGAATGACCTGCGCATCGGGCCGGTGCTGGGCAGCGACGGCAAACCGACCCACTTCATTGCCATCATTGACGACATCACCGAGAGCAAAACCTACGAAGAACGCCTGCGCCACCTGGCCACCCATGATTCCATGACGGGCCTGGCCAACCGCGCCATGCTGCATGACCGCCTGGACGTGGCGGTCGGGCGGGCCCGCCGCAGCGGCGCCTGCGTGGCGCTGGCCTATGTGGACCTGGACAACTTCAAGTACATCAACGATACCTTCGGCCACCAGGGCGGCGATATCGTGCTCAAGGCCATCGCCACGCGCCTGGGCAGCGCCGTGCGCGAAGGCGACACCGTGGCCCGGGTGGGCGGCGACGAGTTCGTGGTCGTCATCAACGATTGCGCCAGCAGCGAGCACGTGGCCGAATTCGTCCAGCGCATGCGGCGCGACCTGAGCGAGCCGCTGCAGCTGCCGGCCGGTCATGTCCATCCCACGGTCAGCATCGGCGTGAGCCTGTTCCCCAACGATGCCGATACCTGCGCGGCCCTGCTGCGCGCCGCCGACGCGGCCATGTACGTGGCCAAGGCCGGCGGCAAGAACCGCTACCAGTTCTATTCCGCCGAGATCGACGAAGCGGCCCACCGCTACCTGGACATGGAGGCCCACCTGCGGCGCGGCATCGCCGCGGGCGAACTGACGCTGCGTTTCCAGCCCAAGGTGGACCTGGCCAGCGGCCAGATGGTGGGCGCCGAAGCGCTGGTGCGCTGGAACCACCCGGCCAGGGGTGAAATGCAGCCGGACAGCTTCATCACCTTTGCCGAGGAATGCGGCCTGATCGTGCAGCTGGGTGAATGGGTGCTGCGCGAATCGTGCAGCACGCTGCGCGATATCCGGGCCGCCGGCTACACCGACTTTACCCTGTCGGTGAACCTGTCGGCGCGCCAGCTCAACCAGAATGGGTTTGCCGACACCGTGGCGTCCATCCTTGGCGAGAGCCTGCTCGGCCAGGGCAAGCTGGAGCTGGAAGTGACCGAGAGCCAGCTCATGCACAACCCGGAGGAAGCCGCACGCACGCTTGCCCACCTCAAGGCGCTGGGCGTAAAGCTGTCCATTGACGACTTCGGCACCGGCTATTCGAGCCTGAGCTACCTGCAGAAATTCCCGCTCGACTACATCAAGATCGACCGCTCCTTCCTGGCCGGCATCCGTACCAGCCATGACAGCGCCGTCATCGCCCAGGCCATCATCGCACTGGGCCACAGCCTGCACATGCGGGTCATAGCGGAAGGCGTGGAAACGGAAGGCCAGCTCGACTTCCTGCGCCGCCACCACTGCGACCAGATCCAGGGCTTTTATTTCAGCCCGCCCGTTGCCAGGCACACGCTCATGGATTACCTGGCCTGCAAGCGCAGCCTGAGCCAGTGTATGGACGCGCATCCAGCCCACTAA